In a genomic window of Onychostoma macrolepis isolate SWU-2019 chromosome 08, ASM1243209v1, whole genome shotgun sequence:
- the rapgef1a gene encoding rap guanine nucleotide exchange factor 1 isoform X1 has protein sequence MSGKIDSKQESQRSHLTSFTMKLKDKFHSPKIKRTPSNKKSKPPPEQPVKSPEKTVTKSLSRLEEHEKEVVSALRYFKTIIDKMAVDKKVLEMLPGSASKVLEAIMGLVHFDGKILSSSKVSSCLSRLYQSLANLIRWSDQVMLEGVNLEDKETVTTVTTVIKAVLDGVKELVKVAIEKQEHPSPTTPVKTLPPVASPQRVPEPPVVELKETVLNDTPTPAEVTEAPNNVPHEEVAPPKPPLPGLKVPEHCPPALPPKKRQSAPSPTRIAVVAPMSRTTSGSSLPIGICRQEYEADALQRRFSGGSHSYGGESPRLSPCGSIGILSKSDEQLSSLEQDSGQCSRNTSCETLDTAESYDPDYDFLHQDLSSIDQIPPAHTGGCLSPLPESHNESSSFPVQLQSIPPALPKKERRPPPPQVERLYSQYDNVPDEDMQTPPFPLFPAMPPSNPGEFMGHFGPAENAQIPQSPPPLPEKKSRHILKYMQFMEDYSEPLPSVFYQTPQSESIYEQRNRKRFQEVYGLSDSFSSSDETLPPPALPPKQRQLASSHSASPSSSSSSSLSCQLQQCASGPGPGETETALSLSASNSSLNRQGSLPVPTSESANDEGGEGEYVNLYSSNQANGDVTLSNGDSSCGAEDSLQDSASEHSKDPADREGWKQKCVDSELTSEEVDQLYLIDHDEIMSRLTLKQENDDGPDVRAGSGDILLVHATETDRKDRVLYCEAFLTTYRTFLTPEDLIKKLRCRFTRFSLSSDIIKQRASKNTFFVLVRVVDELCLVELTEDILKQLMELVFNLLCNGELTLARVLRKNILDKVQQKKLLQYTNSLKTLAARGVAARPGTLHDFRSHEIADQLTLLDAELFYKIEIPEVLLWAKEQNEEKSPNLTQFTEHFNNMSYWVRSIIIQQEKAQDREKLLLKFIKIMKHLRKLNNFNSYLAILSALDSAPIRRLEWQKQTSEGLEEYCTLIDSSSSFRAYRAALADVEPPCIPYLGLILQDLTFVHLGNPDLIDGKINFSKRWQQFNILDTMRRFQQVHYDLKHNDDIVSFFNDFSDHLAEEALWELSLKIKPRNITRRKTEREERT, from the exons ATGTCTGGAAAAATAGACAGTAAGCAAG AATCCCAGCGTTCCCACTTGACATCATTTACAATGAAACTAAAGGACAAATTCCACTCTCCCAAAATCAAGCGGACACCATCAAACAAAAAGTCCAAACCACCACCAGAACAACCTGTGAAGTCCCCAGAGAAGACCGTGACCAAG AGTCTGAGTCGATTAGAGGAGCATGAGAAAGAAGTGGTCAGCGCTTTGCGGTACTTCAAAACGATTATCGACAAGATGGCGGTGGACAAGAAGGTCTTGGAAATGCTTCCTGGTTCTGCTAGCAAAGTTCTGGAGGCCATCATGGGCTTGGTACATTTTGATGGCAAGATACTGAgcag TTCAAAAGTGTCCTCCTGTCTCAGTCGACTCTATCAAAGTCTTGCAAACCTCATTCGCTGGTCGGACCAAGTGATGCTGGAGGGGGTGAATTTGGAAGATAAAGAAACAGTTACAACTGTCACCACTGTGATCAAAGCAGTGCTGGATGGTGTGAAG GAGCTGGTTAAAGTCGCCATTGAGAAACAGGAGCACCCCTCCCCTACGACACCTGTCAAAACCTTGCCTCCTGTGGCCAGTCCACAACG TGTTCCAGAGCCCCCTGTCGTCGAGTTGAAAGAAACTGTCTTGAATGATACCCCTACCCCAGCCGAGGTCACAGAGGCCCCAAATAATGTCCCTCATGAGGAAGTGGCCCCTCCTAAACCTCCTCTACCTGGACTCAAAGTGCCTGAACATTG TCCACCGGCTCTTCCCCCAAAGAAGCGTCAGTCGGCACCGTCTCCCACAAGGATTGCCGTGGTTGCACCAATGAGTCGTACCACAAGTGGATCAAGTCTTCCTATTGGTATCTGTCGACAG GAATATGAGGCAGATGCCTTACAGAGGCGTTTTTCAGGAGGCAGTCACTCCTATGGAGGGGAATCGCCACGACTTTCCCCATGTGGCAGCATTGGCATATTGAGTAAGTCAGATGAACAGCTGTCATCTTTGGAGCAGGACAGCGGACAGTGTTCTCGTAACACCAGCTGTGAGACTCTAG ACACAGCGGAGAGCTACGACCCCGACTATGACTTCCTGCATCAGGACCTGTCTAGCATCGACCAGATCCCTCCCGCACACACAGGGGGTTGTCTGAGCCCACTCCCCGAGTCTCACAATGAATCATCCTCCTTCCCTGTTCAGCTTCAATCGATACCGCCCGCTCTCCCGAAGAAGGAACGGCGACCCCCTCCGCCTCAGGTGGAACGACTGTACTCTCAATATGATAATGTTCCTGATGAGGACATGCAGACCCCACCATTCCCCCTATTTCCCGCAATGCCACCCTCGAACCCTGGAGAATTTATGGGACACTTTGGCCCTGCTGAGAACGCACAGATCCCTCAGAGCCCTCCACCCCTGCCAGAGAAGAAGAGTCGCCATA TTTTGAAGTACATGCAGTTTATGGAGGACTATTCTGAGCCGCTGCCTTCCGTTTTCTACCAGACGCCTCAGAGCGAAAGCATTTACGAGCAGCGCAATAGGAAGCGTTTTCAGGAAGTGTACGGTCTCAGCGACTCCTTCAGCAGCAGTGACGAGACCCTCCCTCCGCCAGCGCTGCCACCCAAACAGAGACAACTG GCTTCCTCACACTCTGCGTctccttcctcctcctcttcctcctctctGTCATGTCAGCTGCAGCAGTGTGCGTCTGGGCCTGGCCCTGGTGAGACAGAAACCGCTCTCAGCCTTTCCGCATCTAACTCCTCTCTGAACCGCCAGGGCTCCCTGCCTGTCCCTACG AGCGAAAGTGCTAATGATGAAGGTGGGGAGGGTGAATACGTCAATCTGTATTCATCCAATCAAGCCAATGGAGATGTGACTCTCTCCAATGGA GACTCTTCTTGTGGTGCTGAGGACTCGCTCCAGGACTCGGCTTCAGAACACAGCAAAGATCCAGCTGACAGAGAGGG CTGGAAGCAGAAGTGTGTGGACTCAGAGTTGACCTCAGAAGAAGTGGATCAGCTCTACCTGATAGACCACGACGAGATAATGTCTCGGTTAACACTAAAGCAAGAG AACGATGACGGCCCTGATGTCAGAGCTGGATCAGGCGATATTTTATTAGTTCATGCCACCGAAACAGATCGCAAAG ATCGAGTTTTATACTGTGAAGCTTTTTTGACCACATACCGAACGTTTCTAACCCCAGAGGACCTCATTAAAAAGCTCCGCTGTAG ATTTACCAGATTTTCTCTCAGCTCTGACATTATCAAACAACGAGCTAGTAAAAACACCTTCTTCGTGCTGGTGCGTGTCGTGGATGAGCTTTG TTTGGTGGAGTTGACAGAAGACATCCTGAAGCAGCTCATGGAGCTTGTGTTCAATCTGTTGTGTAACGGTGAGCTCACCCTGGCCCGGGTTCTGCGCAAGAACATCCTAGATAAAGTCCAGCAGAAGAAGCTGCTGCAGTACACTAATTCCCTCAAAACGCTGGCTGCACGAGGTGTGGCCGCCAG GCCCGGCACTCTGCATGACTTCCGTAGCCATGAGATTGCAGACCAGCTGACTCTCCTCGATGCAGAGCTGTTTTATAAGATAGAG ATCCCAGAGGTGTTGCTTTGGGCAAAGGAACAGAACGAGGAAAAGAGCCCCAATCTGACCCAGTTCACAGAGCACTTCAACAACATGTCATACTG GGTTCGGTCCATAATAATCCAACAAGAGAAAGCCCAGGATCGGGAAAAACTACTTTTAAAGTTTATCAAAATAATGAAG CACTTAAGAAAACTCAATAACTTCAACTCCTACTTGGCAATATTATCAGCGCTGGATTCAGCGCCTATCAGAAGACTGGAATGGCAGAAGCAAACGTCAGAG GGTTTGGAGGAATATTGCACTTTAATTGACAGTTCCTCCTCCTTCCGGGCGTACAGAGCAGCTTTGGCAGATGTGGAGCCTCCATGTATACCGTATCT AGGACTCATCCTCCAGGACTTAACTTTTGTGCATCTTGGGAATCCTGACCTCATTGATGGAAAAATCAACTTTTCCAAACGCTGGCAGCAGTTCAATATCCTGGACACTATGAGGCGCTTCCAGCAAGT
- the rapgef1a gene encoding rap guanine nucleotide exchange factor 1 isoform X2, with the protein MSGKIDSKQESQRSHLTSFTMKLKDKFHSPKIKRTPSNKKSKPPPEQPVKSPEKTVTKSLSRLEEHEKEVVSALRYFKTIIDKMAVDKKVLEMLPGSASKVLEAIMGLVHFDGKILSSSKVSSCLSRLYQSLANLIRWSDQVMLEGVNLEDKETVTTVTTVIKAVLDGVKELVKVAIEKQEHPSPTTPVKTLPPVASPQRVPEPPVVELKETVLNDTPTPAEVTEAPNNVPHEEVAPPKPPLPGLKVPEHCPPALPPKKRQSAPSPTRIAVVAPMSRTTSGSSLPIGICRQEYEADALQRRFSGGSHSYGGESPRLSPCGSIGILSKSDEQLSSLEQDSGQCSRNTSCETLDTAESYDPDYDFLHQDLSSIDQIPPAHTGGCLSPLPESHNESSSFPVQLQSIPPALPKKERRPPPPQVERLYSQYDNVPDEDMQTPPFPLFPAMPPSNPGEFMGHFGPAENAQIPQSPPPLPEKKSRHILKYMQFMEDYSEPLPSVFYQTPQSESIYEQRNRKRFQEVYGLSDSFSSSDETLPPPALPPKQRQLASSHSASPSSSSSSSLSCQLQQCASGPGPGETETALSLSASNSSLNRQGSLPVPTDSSCGAEDSLQDSASEHSKDPADREGWKQKCVDSELTSEEVDQLYLIDHDEIMSRLTLKQENDDGPDVRAGSGDILLVHATETDRKDRVLYCEAFLTTYRTFLTPEDLIKKLRCRFTRFSLSSDIIKQRASKNTFFVLVRVVDELCLVELTEDILKQLMELVFNLLCNGELTLARVLRKNILDKVQQKKLLQYTNSLKTLAARGVAARPGTLHDFRSHEIADQLTLLDAELFYKIEIPEVLLWAKEQNEEKSPNLTQFTEHFNNMSYWVRSIIIQQEKAQDREKLLLKFIKIMKHLRKLNNFNSYLAILSALDSAPIRRLEWQKQTSEGLEEYCTLIDSSSSFRAYRAALADVEPPCIPYLGLILQDLTFVHLGNPDLIDGKINFSKRWQQFNILDTMRRFQQVHYDLKHNDDIVSFFNDFSDHLAEEALWELSLKIKPRNITRRKTEREERT; encoded by the exons ATGTCTGGAAAAATAGACAGTAAGCAAG AATCCCAGCGTTCCCACTTGACATCATTTACAATGAAACTAAAGGACAAATTCCACTCTCCCAAAATCAAGCGGACACCATCAAACAAAAAGTCCAAACCACCACCAGAACAACCTGTGAAGTCCCCAGAGAAGACCGTGACCAAG AGTCTGAGTCGATTAGAGGAGCATGAGAAAGAAGTGGTCAGCGCTTTGCGGTACTTCAAAACGATTATCGACAAGATGGCGGTGGACAAGAAGGTCTTGGAAATGCTTCCTGGTTCTGCTAGCAAAGTTCTGGAGGCCATCATGGGCTTGGTACATTTTGATGGCAAGATACTGAgcag TTCAAAAGTGTCCTCCTGTCTCAGTCGACTCTATCAAAGTCTTGCAAACCTCATTCGCTGGTCGGACCAAGTGATGCTGGAGGGGGTGAATTTGGAAGATAAAGAAACAGTTACAACTGTCACCACTGTGATCAAAGCAGTGCTGGATGGTGTGAAG GAGCTGGTTAAAGTCGCCATTGAGAAACAGGAGCACCCCTCCCCTACGACACCTGTCAAAACCTTGCCTCCTGTGGCCAGTCCACAACG TGTTCCAGAGCCCCCTGTCGTCGAGTTGAAAGAAACTGTCTTGAATGATACCCCTACCCCAGCCGAGGTCACAGAGGCCCCAAATAATGTCCCTCATGAGGAAGTGGCCCCTCCTAAACCTCCTCTACCTGGACTCAAAGTGCCTGAACATTG TCCACCGGCTCTTCCCCCAAAGAAGCGTCAGTCGGCACCGTCTCCCACAAGGATTGCCGTGGTTGCACCAATGAGTCGTACCACAAGTGGATCAAGTCTTCCTATTGGTATCTGTCGACAG GAATATGAGGCAGATGCCTTACAGAGGCGTTTTTCAGGAGGCAGTCACTCCTATGGAGGGGAATCGCCACGACTTTCCCCATGTGGCAGCATTGGCATATTGAGTAAGTCAGATGAACAGCTGTCATCTTTGGAGCAGGACAGCGGACAGTGTTCTCGTAACACCAGCTGTGAGACTCTAG ACACAGCGGAGAGCTACGACCCCGACTATGACTTCCTGCATCAGGACCTGTCTAGCATCGACCAGATCCCTCCCGCACACACAGGGGGTTGTCTGAGCCCACTCCCCGAGTCTCACAATGAATCATCCTCCTTCCCTGTTCAGCTTCAATCGATACCGCCCGCTCTCCCGAAGAAGGAACGGCGACCCCCTCCGCCTCAGGTGGAACGACTGTACTCTCAATATGATAATGTTCCTGATGAGGACATGCAGACCCCACCATTCCCCCTATTTCCCGCAATGCCACCCTCGAACCCTGGAGAATTTATGGGACACTTTGGCCCTGCTGAGAACGCACAGATCCCTCAGAGCCCTCCACCCCTGCCAGAGAAGAAGAGTCGCCATA TTTTGAAGTACATGCAGTTTATGGAGGACTATTCTGAGCCGCTGCCTTCCGTTTTCTACCAGACGCCTCAGAGCGAAAGCATTTACGAGCAGCGCAATAGGAAGCGTTTTCAGGAAGTGTACGGTCTCAGCGACTCCTTCAGCAGCAGTGACGAGACCCTCCCTCCGCCAGCGCTGCCACCCAAACAGAGACAACTG GCTTCCTCACACTCTGCGTctccttcctcctcctcttcctcctctctGTCATGTCAGCTGCAGCAGTGTGCGTCTGGGCCTGGCCCTGGTGAGACAGAAACCGCTCTCAGCCTTTCCGCATCTAACTCCTCTCTGAACCGCCAGGGCTCCCTGCCTGTCCCTACG GACTCTTCTTGTGGTGCTGAGGACTCGCTCCAGGACTCGGCTTCAGAACACAGCAAAGATCCAGCTGACAGAGAGGG CTGGAAGCAGAAGTGTGTGGACTCAGAGTTGACCTCAGAAGAAGTGGATCAGCTCTACCTGATAGACCACGACGAGATAATGTCTCGGTTAACACTAAAGCAAGAG AACGATGACGGCCCTGATGTCAGAGCTGGATCAGGCGATATTTTATTAGTTCATGCCACCGAAACAGATCGCAAAG ATCGAGTTTTATACTGTGAAGCTTTTTTGACCACATACCGAACGTTTCTAACCCCAGAGGACCTCATTAAAAAGCTCCGCTGTAG ATTTACCAGATTTTCTCTCAGCTCTGACATTATCAAACAACGAGCTAGTAAAAACACCTTCTTCGTGCTGGTGCGTGTCGTGGATGAGCTTTG TTTGGTGGAGTTGACAGAAGACATCCTGAAGCAGCTCATGGAGCTTGTGTTCAATCTGTTGTGTAACGGTGAGCTCACCCTGGCCCGGGTTCTGCGCAAGAACATCCTAGATAAAGTCCAGCAGAAGAAGCTGCTGCAGTACACTAATTCCCTCAAAACGCTGGCTGCACGAGGTGTGGCCGCCAG GCCCGGCACTCTGCATGACTTCCGTAGCCATGAGATTGCAGACCAGCTGACTCTCCTCGATGCAGAGCTGTTTTATAAGATAGAG ATCCCAGAGGTGTTGCTTTGGGCAAAGGAACAGAACGAGGAAAAGAGCCCCAATCTGACCCAGTTCACAGAGCACTTCAACAACATGTCATACTG GGTTCGGTCCATAATAATCCAACAAGAGAAAGCCCAGGATCGGGAAAAACTACTTTTAAAGTTTATCAAAATAATGAAG CACTTAAGAAAACTCAATAACTTCAACTCCTACTTGGCAATATTATCAGCGCTGGATTCAGCGCCTATCAGAAGACTGGAATGGCAGAAGCAAACGTCAGAG GGTTTGGAGGAATATTGCACTTTAATTGACAGTTCCTCCTCCTTCCGGGCGTACAGAGCAGCTTTGGCAGATGTGGAGCCTCCATGTATACCGTATCT AGGACTCATCCTCCAGGACTTAACTTTTGTGCATCTTGGGAATCCTGACCTCATTGATGGAAAAATCAACTTTTCCAAACGCTGGCAGCAGTTCAATATCCTGGACACTATGAGGCGCTTCCAGCAAGT
- the rapgef1a gene encoding rap guanine nucleotide exchange factor 1 isoform X3, producing MSGKIDSKQESQRSHLTSFTMKLKDKFHSPKIKRTPSNKKSKPPPEQPVKSPEKTVTKSLSRLEEHEKEVVSALRYFKTIIDKMAVDKKVLEMLPGSASKVLEAIMGLVHFDGKILSSSKVSSCLSRLYQSLANLIRWSDQVMLEGVNLEDKETVTTVTTVIKAVLDGVKELVKVAIEKQEHPSPTTPVKTLPPVASPQRVPEPPVVELKETVLNDTPTPAEVTEAPNNVPHEEVAPPKPPLPGLKVPEHCPPALPPKKRQSAPSPTRIAVVAPMSRTTSGSSLPIGICRQEYEADALQRRFSGGSHSYGGESPRLSPCGSIGILSKSDEQLSSLEQDSGQCSRNTSCETLDTAESYDPDYDFLHQDLSSIDQIPPAHTGGCLSPLPESHNESSSFPVQLQSIPPALPKKERRPPPPQVERLYSQYDNVPDEDMQTPPFPLFPAMPPSNPGEFMGHFGPAENAQIPQSPPPLPEKKSRHILKYMQFMEDYSEPLPSVFYQTPQSESIYEQRNRKRFQEVYGLSDSFSSSDETLPPPALPPKQRQLSESANDEGGEGEYVNLYSSNQANGDVTLSNGDSSCGAEDSLQDSASEHSKDPADREGWKQKCVDSELTSEEVDQLYLIDHDEIMSRLTLKQENDDGPDVRAGSGDILLVHATETDRKDRVLYCEAFLTTYRTFLTPEDLIKKLRCRFTRFSLSSDIIKQRASKNTFFVLVRVVDELCLVELTEDILKQLMELVFNLLCNGELTLARVLRKNILDKVQQKKLLQYTNSLKTLAARGVAARPGTLHDFRSHEIADQLTLLDAELFYKIEIPEVLLWAKEQNEEKSPNLTQFTEHFNNMSYWVRSIIIQQEKAQDREKLLLKFIKIMKHLRKLNNFNSYLAILSALDSAPIRRLEWQKQTSEGLEEYCTLIDSSSSFRAYRAALADVEPPCIPYLGLILQDLTFVHLGNPDLIDGKINFSKRWQQFNILDTMRRFQQVHYDLKHNDDIVSFFNDFSDHLAEEALWELSLKIKPRNITRRKTEREERT from the exons ATGTCTGGAAAAATAGACAGTAAGCAAG AATCCCAGCGTTCCCACTTGACATCATTTACAATGAAACTAAAGGACAAATTCCACTCTCCCAAAATCAAGCGGACACCATCAAACAAAAAGTCCAAACCACCACCAGAACAACCTGTGAAGTCCCCAGAGAAGACCGTGACCAAG AGTCTGAGTCGATTAGAGGAGCATGAGAAAGAAGTGGTCAGCGCTTTGCGGTACTTCAAAACGATTATCGACAAGATGGCGGTGGACAAGAAGGTCTTGGAAATGCTTCCTGGTTCTGCTAGCAAAGTTCTGGAGGCCATCATGGGCTTGGTACATTTTGATGGCAAGATACTGAgcag TTCAAAAGTGTCCTCCTGTCTCAGTCGACTCTATCAAAGTCTTGCAAACCTCATTCGCTGGTCGGACCAAGTGATGCTGGAGGGGGTGAATTTGGAAGATAAAGAAACAGTTACAACTGTCACCACTGTGATCAAAGCAGTGCTGGATGGTGTGAAG GAGCTGGTTAAAGTCGCCATTGAGAAACAGGAGCACCCCTCCCCTACGACACCTGTCAAAACCTTGCCTCCTGTGGCCAGTCCACAACG TGTTCCAGAGCCCCCTGTCGTCGAGTTGAAAGAAACTGTCTTGAATGATACCCCTACCCCAGCCGAGGTCACAGAGGCCCCAAATAATGTCCCTCATGAGGAAGTGGCCCCTCCTAAACCTCCTCTACCTGGACTCAAAGTGCCTGAACATTG TCCACCGGCTCTTCCCCCAAAGAAGCGTCAGTCGGCACCGTCTCCCACAAGGATTGCCGTGGTTGCACCAATGAGTCGTACCACAAGTGGATCAAGTCTTCCTATTGGTATCTGTCGACAG GAATATGAGGCAGATGCCTTACAGAGGCGTTTTTCAGGAGGCAGTCACTCCTATGGAGGGGAATCGCCACGACTTTCCCCATGTGGCAGCATTGGCATATTGAGTAAGTCAGATGAACAGCTGTCATCTTTGGAGCAGGACAGCGGACAGTGTTCTCGTAACACCAGCTGTGAGACTCTAG ACACAGCGGAGAGCTACGACCCCGACTATGACTTCCTGCATCAGGACCTGTCTAGCATCGACCAGATCCCTCCCGCACACACAGGGGGTTGTCTGAGCCCACTCCCCGAGTCTCACAATGAATCATCCTCCTTCCCTGTTCAGCTTCAATCGATACCGCCCGCTCTCCCGAAGAAGGAACGGCGACCCCCTCCGCCTCAGGTGGAACGACTGTACTCTCAATATGATAATGTTCCTGATGAGGACATGCAGACCCCACCATTCCCCCTATTTCCCGCAATGCCACCCTCGAACCCTGGAGAATTTATGGGACACTTTGGCCCTGCTGAGAACGCACAGATCCCTCAGAGCCCTCCACCCCTGCCAGAGAAGAAGAGTCGCCATA TTTTGAAGTACATGCAGTTTATGGAGGACTATTCTGAGCCGCTGCCTTCCGTTTTCTACCAGACGCCTCAGAGCGAAAGCATTTACGAGCAGCGCAATAGGAAGCGTTTTCAGGAAGTGTACGGTCTCAGCGACTCCTTCAGCAGCAGTGACGAGACCCTCCCTCCGCCAGCGCTGCCACCCAAACAGAGACAACTG AGCGAAAGTGCTAATGATGAAGGTGGGGAGGGTGAATACGTCAATCTGTATTCATCCAATCAAGCCAATGGAGATGTGACTCTCTCCAATGGA GACTCTTCTTGTGGTGCTGAGGACTCGCTCCAGGACTCGGCTTCAGAACACAGCAAAGATCCAGCTGACAGAGAGGG CTGGAAGCAGAAGTGTGTGGACTCAGAGTTGACCTCAGAAGAAGTGGATCAGCTCTACCTGATAGACCACGACGAGATAATGTCTCGGTTAACACTAAAGCAAGAG AACGATGACGGCCCTGATGTCAGAGCTGGATCAGGCGATATTTTATTAGTTCATGCCACCGAAACAGATCGCAAAG ATCGAGTTTTATACTGTGAAGCTTTTTTGACCACATACCGAACGTTTCTAACCCCAGAGGACCTCATTAAAAAGCTCCGCTGTAG ATTTACCAGATTTTCTCTCAGCTCTGACATTATCAAACAACGAGCTAGTAAAAACACCTTCTTCGTGCTGGTGCGTGTCGTGGATGAGCTTTG TTTGGTGGAGTTGACAGAAGACATCCTGAAGCAGCTCATGGAGCTTGTGTTCAATCTGTTGTGTAACGGTGAGCTCACCCTGGCCCGGGTTCTGCGCAAGAACATCCTAGATAAAGTCCAGCAGAAGAAGCTGCTGCAGTACACTAATTCCCTCAAAACGCTGGCTGCACGAGGTGTGGCCGCCAG GCCCGGCACTCTGCATGACTTCCGTAGCCATGAGATTGCAGACCAGCTGACTCTCCTCGATGCAGAGCTGTTTTATAAGATAGAG ATCCCAGAGGTGTTGCTTTGGGCAAAGGAACAGAACGAGGAAAAGAGCCCCAATCTGACCCAGTTCACAGAGCACTTCAACAACATGTCATACTG GGTTCGGTCCATAATAATCCAACAAGAGAAAGCCCAGGATCGGGAAAAACTACTTTTAAAGTTTATCAAAATAATGAAG CACTTAAGAAAACTCAATAACTTCAACTCCTACTTGGCAATATTATCAGCGCTGGATTCAGCGCCTATCAGAAGACTGGAATGGCAGAAGCAAACGTCAGAG GGTTTGGAGGAATATTGCACTTTAATTGACAGTTCCTCCTCCTTCCGGGCGTACAGAGCAGCTTTGGCAGATGTGGAGCCTCCATGTATACCGTATCT AGGACTCATCCTCCAGGACTTAACTTTTGTGCATCTTGGGAATCCTGACCTCATTGATGGAAAAATCAACTTTTCCAAACGCTGGCAGCAGTTCAATATCCTGGACACTATGAGGCGCTTCCAGCAAGT